The Pseudobutyrivibrio xylanivorans genome includes a region encoding these proteins:
- a CDS encoding beta-1,6-N-acetylglucosaminyltransferase, translating into MGKHAYLIIAHNSWKQLQFLINTLNDSRNDFFLLIDKKSTDFNEASFINGCCNASLTIVEPVSIFWGDYSQIKAELALLEAATHKDHYDYYHLISGVDMPLKSQDEIHDFFDVNQGREFIDFDAHGGAEIAYERMRYYYLLQTHIGRKRHTCLKIFRDTILLFQKILSIDRARDIKQYLEKGSNWFSITDDFARYIVAHSEFIEEYFKMTYCADEVFVQTMLNMSPYKDNWYGFKNKDIQYQNHRYVDWGRGKPYTFSKDEYPTLCKSPYMFARKFSEDIISS; encoded by the coding sequence ATGGGAAAACACGCCTACTTAATAATTGCACACAACAGCTGGAAACAGCTCCAGTTTTTAATTAATACACTGAACGATTCGCGCAACGATTTCTTTCTATTGATTGATAAAAAATCAACAGATTTTAATGAGGCATCGTTCATAAATGGCTGCTGCAATGCATCACTTACTATCGTTGAACCAGTAAGCATCTTTTGGGGCGACTATTCACAAATCAAGGCAGAGCTTGCCCTTCTTGAAGCAGCAACACATAAAGACCACTATGATTACTATCATCTTATATCCGGTGTTGATATGCCACTCAAGTCTCAGGACGAAATTCATGATTTCTTTGACGTAAATCAAGGGCGGGAATTCATAGATTTTGATGCACATGGCGGTGCAGAAATTGCTTACGAAAGAATGCGATACTATTATCTTTTACAGACTCACATTGGAAGGAAACGCCATACTTGTCTCAAGATTTTTAGAGATACTATTCTGCTCTTTCAAAAAATATTGAGTATCGACCGTGCTCGTGATATAAAGCAATATCTTGAAAAAGGTTCCAACTGGTTTAGCATTACCGATGATTTTGCTAGATACATAGTCGCTCATTCTGAATTTATTGAAGAATATTTCAAAATGACATACTGCGCAGATGAGGTTTTCGTACAGACAATGCTCAATATGTCACCTTACAAAGATAATTGGTATGGCTTTAAGAATAAAGACATTCAATACCAGAACCACAGATACGTGGATTGGGGCAGAGGCAAGCCCTACACTTTTTCCAAGGACGAGTATCCAACGCTTTGCAAAAGCCCTTATATGTTTGCAAGAAAGTTCTCAGAAGATATTATTTCTAGCTAA
- a CDS encoding type II toxin-antitoxin system PemK/MazF family toxin yields the protein MVEQGDIIQITGEDMLALVVSKNYYNESGKAILCPVYKQDFGTAFCQEIELDGEKAFVCCDSVKQIDVETRGYTKMGRMNLGKLIQVVNLIKAIVDYV from the coding sequence ATGGTAGAACAGGGAGATATAATACAGATTACAGGGGAAGATATGCTGGCTCTCGTAGTCAGCAAGAATTATTATAACGAATCAGGTAAAGCTATTCTCTGCCCAGTCTATAAGCAGGATTTTGGAACGGCCTTCTGCCAGGAGATTGAATTGGATGGTGAAAAAGCCTTTGTATGCTGTGACTCAGTGAAGCAAATAGATGTAGAGACAAGAGGATATACCAAGATGGGTCGTATGAATCTTGGCAAGTTGATACAGGTTGTTAATTTGATAAAAGCAATTGTGGATTATGTATAG
- a CDS encoding helix-turn-helix domain-containing protein — protein MQQQSQDLRVQISKNIKILLKTEKKTRRQVSDDLGVKYTTFCDWVNGKTAPNYRMLEQLGDYFNVGAVDFYEPDIEEKRQRAKVLLDYASYLSKGKVLDMSLLDSLEEEQIKELLASGFRFARKPLEEYVESTGRPLASSVEFECGGAVGRELW, from the coding sequence ATGCAACAACAATCGCAGGACCTTAGAGTCCAAATCTCAAAAAATATAAAAATACTTCTTAAGACAGAAAAAAAGACCCGCCGTCAGGTGAGTGATGATCTTGGGGTGAAGTACACCACCTTTTGCGACTGGGTCAATGGGAAGACTGCGCCAAACTATAGGATGTTGGAGCAGTTGGGTGATTATTTCAATGTCGGAGCAGTCGACTTCTATGAGCCAGATATTGAGGAGAAGCGTCAGAGAGCAAAAGTGCTGCTGGATTATGCTTCGTATCTTAGTAAAGGAAAGGTACTAGATATGAGTCTACTGGATTCCTTGGAGGAAGAACAGATTAAGGAATTATTAGCATCAGGATTCAGATTTGCTCGTAAACCATTGGAGGAATATGTAGAAAGCACAGGACGACCACTCGCTTCATCAGTGGAGTTTGAGTGTGGTGGGGCTGTTGGGAGAGAGTTATGGTAG